In Crassostrea angulata isolate pt1a10 chromosome 6, ASM2561291v2, whole genome shotgun sequence, a genomic segment contains:
- the LOC128189583 gene encoding uncharacterized protein LOC128189583 yields the protein MWHYWWAHFSYHLVRWFPRDNRKKINIVLAIFTIGLLVPQFIVLAHKHSTRWCPAHLFELLIVSIVFTFICLGFCFLFMIMNPVPRPVKVAFHIFGIVCFVETLVHIGYATSNAAKEDCKSSTVALYYISYAFTWIGAASLVFIFLMVPFWVINAMKRGSVLDMRTREGVCYEPVKCCSCMWHI from the exons ATGTGGCATTACTGGTGGGCACATTTCAGTTATCACCTTGTGAGATGGTTTCCAAGGGACAACAGGAagaagat AAACATAGTGCTGGCCATTTTCACCATTGGACTTCTGGTGCCCCAGTTTATCGTCTTGGCTCACAAACACTCCACTAGATGGTGTCCTGCACATCTGTTTGAACTGCTCATTGTTTCGATCGTATTCACTTTCATCTGTCTAG gATTTTGTTTCCTGTTCATGATTATGAATCCTGTTCCAAGACCTGTCAAGGTAGCATTTCACATTTTTGGTATCGTTTGCTTTGTGGAGACACTAGTTCACATTGGATATGCCACCAGCAATGCTGCAAAAGAAGACTGT AAATCGTCCACTGTTGCACTTTATTACATTTCCTACGCATTCACATGGATTGGAGCTGCTAGTCTCG ttttcattttcctgaTGGTCCCTTTCTGGGTGATCAATGCCATGAAGCGGGGTAGTGTACTGGACATGCGGACCAGAGAGGGGGTGTGTTATGAACCAGTCAAGTGCTGCTCCTGTATGTGGCACATTTAG